The region GGGGCCCTACATTCAGATGGACAATGGTGACCTGGAGACTTTTGAAGACTGGCAGGGCTATGTGATTGAGGGAGGTGGTCAATGTGTCGATTCATTGGTGGTTCCGACCAAGAAAAGTGATTTGGTGCAGATCAACGATGCACGCATTTTTGCCGGGGAGAGTTATGTGGTGGAGGATCCACGACTGGTATATGGTCATCAGGCACCTGAACTGGTGCCGCTGAGAGAAATAGGGCCACCAGTTCGGGTTTCGCGATGAGATGGCCAAGGCTTCCTCAGGGTTTCCATGTGGGGGCAGCCCTTTGCAGGTGCTGCCAGGCCATGGCCGCTGCGGAGTGGCGATTTTCCACCATGAGGAGATTGAAGATGGTGCGTAGGTGCGCCTTCACCGTGAAGAGACTGATGCGAAGAATGCCGGCAATCTCATCATTGGTTTTGCCTTCGGCGAGCCAGTAGAGCACCTCGGCCTGACGCTCGCTGAGGTTCAGTTTCTGCAACCTCGCAATGCCGAGTGAGACGGGGTCGGCCATGCGTTCAATGGCGATGGCATGCAGGCCGTAGAGCGGTCCGGGCGCGAGTCGCGCCTGAAGGTGGATGCCTCGCGGACTGGTGACTTGCGTGCTGAGAGGGAGGGAGGCGAGGGATTCGCCGCCGCTCTGCACCTGAGCCAGGGTAGATCGCAGCCAGCTCAACAAGGGTTCGGGCAAGACGGGAGTGAGGGCAAAAATTTTGGCGGCAAAGGTTTCGCGCAGCCATCGAAGCGCGCCCTCCTCGGCTTCCACGACGTTGCCGAACGAGTCGATCATGGCTTGAAAGCAGAGATCGGGCAGGGTGGAGTTGAAACCACCAGTCTGTTGCAGGCCGATGCGTTTGAGCAGCCAGCGCGTGCGCCATGCCTGGATGGCATGTGGCGCAAGCAAGGCAAGAAGGGCGCGCTCCTGCCCTCCGAATCCCCAGCCGTCGCGATTCACCACCAGGCTGAACATGACGCGGTCATTGAGAGGGGTGCTGGTGGACATCTGGTCTTCGGCCGCGATCTTGCTGATGACCTCGTCAAACATGCCGGTGGCACGCCAGGCCTTGCGGGAAACATAGTCCGAGACCGAATCGACCCTTGCCGATTTGCCCTGGCACAGCGCCATAAATTGAGGGTGATCCTGCACATGCTGGCAGAACGTCGGGACGAGATCGACGGCCTCTTGTGCCCAGGGGCCAAGGTAGCTGGTGACCTGCCCGGCGTGAAGATCAGAGGAGGTGACCCAGAAGCTGTTGAGTGGAATGAGTTTCGCGATGCCTTCAATGAGGTGGTCGAAAAGTCGTTCCTCAGGCAGCAGGGGGTCGTTCAATTCCAGCACGAGGGAACTGAACGAACGCAGGGTCGCGCTGTTCATTTTCAGATTCACGGGGAGTGGATCGGTGGCGGG is a window of Phragmitibacter flavus DNA encoding:
- a CDS encoding helix-turn-helix transcriptional regulator, yielding MNSATLRSFSSLVLELNDPLLPEERLFDHLIEGIAKLIPLNSFWVTSSDLHAGQVTSYLGPWAQEAVDLVPTFCQHVQDHPQFMALCQGKSARVDSVSDYVSRKAWRATGMFDEVISKIAAEDQMSTSTPLNDRVMFSLVVNRDGWGFGGQERALLALLAPHAIQAWRTRWLLKRIGLQQTGGFNSTLPDLCFQAMIDSFGNVVEAEEGALRWLRETFAAKIFALTPVLPEPLLSWLRSTLAQVQSGGESLASLPLSTQVTSPRGIHLQARLAPGPLYGLHAIAIERMADPVSLGIARLQKLNLSERQAEVLYWLAEGKTNDEIAGILRISLFTVKAHLRTIFNLLMVENRHSAAAMAWQHLQRAAPTWKP